In Rana temporaria chromosome 3, aRanTem1.1, whole genome shotgun sequence, a single window of DNA contains:
- the LOC120933355 gene encoding serine/arginine repetitive matrix protein 1-like produces the protein MNGPMTCSASEDTSAHQAPPTLEPYGPAPQNQQVDDDASTGSLLSGSGLLLARSLLGRRSSSSSPSSSPSSSSNLRRRREFTPDERKDDNYWDKRRKNNEAAKRSREKRRAGDLALEGRVIALLEENARLRAELLALRFRFGLVRDPCEEPRGTYAPPCNLHEPPPPPNPPPPMPHSEDSGFSTPSVGSPVFFEDRVPEPEPQPLQPTSITYYGAMGGEPVENPQRRLETLPDPYRSLPHKLRFKACAPGEDGCHSALPMAREINSYASEVAPGFAQQPMLCQRGRWNGQGQDGIPAQATESPDLRSQLASLSAEVAQLKKIFSEQAMTRNGPD, from the coding sequence ATGAACGGGCCTATGACTTGTTCTGCCTCGGAGGACACTTCTGCTCACCAGGCCCCTCCTACACTGGAGCCTTATGGGCCTGCTCCGCAGAACCAGCAGGTTGATGATGATGCCTCCACTGGATCTCTTTTGTCCGGCTCTGGCCTCCTCCTTGCCCGTTCCCTCCTTGGTCGCCGAAGCTCTTCTTCTTCCCCCAGTTcttcaccttcttcttcttcgaatcttCGAAGGCGACGTGAGTTTACACCAGATGAAAGGAAAGATGACAATTATTGGGATAAACGACGCAAGAACAACGAGGCTGCCAAGCGTTCTAGGGAGAAGCGTCGCGCCGGTGATCTAGCCCTAGAGGGACGTGTGATTGCACTGCTTGAGGAGAATGCAAGGTTGAGGGCTGAGCTTCTTGCTCTCCGTTTCCGCTTTGGCCTGGTACGTGATCCATGTGAGGAACCTCGGGGAACTTATGCCCCACCATGTAATCTACACGAGCCACCTCctcctcctaaccctccaccACCAATGCCGCACTCAGAAGACTCTGGCTTTTCCACCCCTAGTGTCGGAAGCCCGGTTTTCTTTGAGGACCGAGTCCCCGAACCAGAACCGCAACCATTACAGCCTACAAGTATAACTTATTATGGAGCTATGGGTGGAGAACCTGTAGAGAATCCTCAAAGAAGGCTTGAGACTCTTCCTGATCCTTACAGAAGCCTCCCACACAAGTTGCGGTTTAAGGCCTGTGCGCCGGGGGAGGATGGGTGTCATTCTGCACTGCCTATGGCAAGAGAAATAAACAGTTATGCTTCAGAAGTGGCCCCAGGGTTTGCCCAGCAGCCAATGCTCTGTCAACGGGGACGGTGGAATGGCCAGGGGCAAGATGGGATACCGGCACAAGCCACAGAGAGCCCCGACTTGAGATCCCAACTTGCCTCGCTTTCAGCTGAGGTGGCCCAGCTGAAGAAAATATTCTCTGAGCAAGCAATGACAAGGAACGGACCTGATTAG